In the genome of Cuculus canorus isolate bCucCan1 chromosome 26, bCucCan1.pri, whole genome shotgun sequence, one region contains:
- the ANXA4 gene encoding annexin A4, giving the protein MATIKGVSGFNAEEEAQALRKAMKGFGTDEDAIIEILTKLNVSQRQQVLIAYKSTIGRDLIDDLKSELSGNFERVIVGMMTPTTMYDVHELRRAMKGAGTDEGCLIEILASRTNEEIRRISENYKLQYGRALEEDIVSDTSCMFRRVLVSLATGNRDEGTYVDDALAQQDAQCLYEAGEKRWGTDEVQFMSILCTRNRFHLLRVFDAYRGIANKDITDSIKSEMSGDLEDALLAVVKCMRNKPAYFAERLYKSMKGLGTDDNTLIRVMVSRSEIDMLDIRREFLTMYGKSLYSFIKGDCSGDYRKVLLRLCGGED; this is encoded by the exons ATg GCAACAATCAAGGGGGTCTCCGGTTTCAATGCTGAGGAAGAAGCACAGGCACTGAGGAAGGCTATGAAGGGATTTG GCACAGATGAAGATGCCATCATCGAGATTTTGACCAAACTAAACGTTTCCCAACGTCAGCAAGTTCTGATTGCCTATAAAAGCACTATTGGCAGG GACTTGATTGATGACTTGAAGTCTGAGCTGAGTGGGAATTTTGAAAGGGTGATCGTTGGCATGATGACTCCTACCACCATGTATGACGTGCATGAACTgaggagggctatgaag GGTGCAGGAACAGATGAAGGCTGCCTGATTGAAATTTTGGCTTCTCGCACAAATGAAGAGATTCGGCGCATTAGTGAGAACTACAAACTGC AATACGGCCGTGCCCTTGAGGAGGACATTGTCTCTGACACCTCTTGCATGTTTCGAAGAGTCCTGGTGTCCCTCGCAACA GGAAACAGAGATGAGGGAACATATGTGGATGATGCCCTTGCTCAACAAGATGCTCAG TGCCTGTACGAAGCTGGGGAGAAGAGGTGGGGAACGGATGAGGTGCAGTTCATGTCCATCCTCTGCACAAGGAACAGATTCCACCTCCTGAGAG TTTTTGACGCCTACAGAGGGATTGCTAATAAGGACATAACAGACAGCATCAAATCTGAGATGTCAGGAGATCTCGAAGATGCTTTGTTGGCTGTGG TCAAGTGTATGCGAAATAAACCTGCGTATTTTGCTGAAAGATTGTACAAATCCATGAAG GGCTTGGGAACAGATGACAACACGCTGATCCGAGTGATGGTGTCCCGCTCTGAAATAGATATGCTGGACATCAGACGGGAATTCCTGACCATGTATGGGAAATCGCTCTACTCCTTCATTAAG gGAGACTGCTCCGGAGACTATCGGAAAGTCCTGCTCCGACTCTGTGGTGGGGAGGATTAG